The following is a genomic window from Salarias fasciatus chromosome 10, fSalaFa1.1, whole genome shotgun sequence.
TCCACCTTGAGCCTGGCAGAGGATGTAGTAGAAGACACACTTGAAGATGCCACAGCAGATACATTGCCActcttttttttgccatgttTAGACGACATCAATGAAGCACTGTCTGTTGGCTCAATTTCTTCATCAGCCGCTTTAGCTTCTTCAGACCTCCTTTTAACTTCATCCAGCCAACTGTTCACTTTCTCCACAAAGGTTTTCAGGTACATGACCTTTGGCTGAAACCACTGCTCCTGATCACTGAGCAGTTCCTCATCATTAAGATGTCCTTTAATGCTGTTATTCACTGCACAGAACTCCATATAAGCATTTGCAAAATCATTTAGTTTTGCAGCCACCTTGTCAGCATTATCATCATCCTCCATAAGAACTTCAATTTGCTTTATTCCTTTTGTAAGACAGCCCAACCTAGCTTTCCTTGTTCCTTTAAGCTGGTTAAGCTTCTCCTCCAATGCTTTATGAGTAAGCTTCAACACTCTTTTTGCATCTTGTTCCATCTCTGATTGCTCCATGTTAAGTGCTTTGCCAAAATCTCCATGCACCTTTAGCAATGTATTGATGAAAGTCACTCATAATTATCCAATAACTGTAACTGAAGCTCTTGTTCTTCCATACCTGAAGGTTTGCTCACTTCTTGTGACGATCCATTTTGGTCCCGATCCAACAGATGGCCTTAATAATCCAGCAGCGGCATTTTTTCCAAGTTTCCATTTCTCCCGATCATTTGCAAGCAGCGCAGCATGTATCCAATTAAGCCCATGTCCTTTCTTGATAAATCCTCTTGCTCTGGAGTAGTTTTCTGACAAATGTAGTGGCGAGatatcttacaaaaaaaaactttacctCGCCACTTGTGCAGGACTCGAAGTTTCTGACGCGCAAAATCCACTCCAATTAAGAAAAAAGGGCAAAACGGATATAAAAACGATTTCCATTTATTAAACCATAAAGccacaaaaataacacaatccGTTACTGAAAACTGCCAAAACCTAAGGAGTACAACAAAAAACTTTGACGCAACCAATCGGTCAGAAAACTGTAgctcctcgtcctgctccaATTCACTGTATGACACTGCGCATGTGCCCCTGAACATGAATAAACCATGCGCCTCACGTGACCAACTGCAGGGCGTCAAAAGGAGCTTCACTAAGCAATTAAAAgcataaataataaacacacGAAACAATACAAAATATGATCATGAACCTCTTTacaaaatatattattattttaaacaacTTCATTACTGTAATCAAATGCACGGAATGAACAGATTGTAAATGGCTCTAACACAAACCAAAGTTAAAGGCTTAAAGATCGCACTGCTTTTACCGTGTGACCATTTTCGTGCTTTTTGTCAGATATGGTGTCCACCGTAAGGGAGATTCTGAGGAGAGGCATGTCTGTCAACTTGTACATGTTTCACGGAGGATCCAGCTTTGGATTCATGAGCGGCGCCCTGTCTGATCCTTCCTACAGAGCATTAGTCCCCAGCTACGGTTGGTTCCCATTTGAAGAATGATGCTCTGCCATTGCAGAGCCAATAAGGAGTCCTgcatgtattgtttttttttaacagtattgactttcacagccagcagatggcagtgCACAATAGTTAACCTCCAGCTTTTTGTTCTGCAGATTATGACGCTCCATTGACCGAAGCTGGGGAATACTCCCCCAAGTATCACCTCCTGAGGGATCTGCTCTCTCGATACAACAGTGAGTTgaacacacggacacacagcgATTGACCTTTACCCTCTGATTGGCTTTAATCTCTCTGGGCAGGAGGGGACCCTTTCCCTGACATGCCTGCTCTGCACTACAGGGAGGCCTATGAACCAGCGATTACCTACCATCACCTGTCCTTATGGGAGGCTTTGAGTTTCACTGAGGAAGTATGGAGGATTATATGTAAGTTATCTGTTATAAAAAGAGATTTCAGTAATTATTCACGTCTCTCTGCAGCCAATCAAGTCAGAGAAGCCCGTCAGCATGGAGAATCTACCCGTGAACAACAGAAATGGCCAGTCATATGGCTACACCCTGTATGAGACTAAGATCAGTCGTGGAGGACTGCTGAAGTCCGGAGACAATGTTCGAGACCGTGCCCTGGTGAGTCCTTTCCCCTGCACATGATGGCATGACCTCTCACCTTTCTGACCTGCTGACAGTCAAGGCAGTTGCCTCGTATTAGATGATAAATCTATTCGTTGCACAAACTGCAATCCTAAATGTGTTTAATGGACCTGACATTAAAGTTGAAAGAAGGTTTTTGACAATGCAGACATTTTGCAAATATTTAGAAAGTTGAAACTAAAAATCTATGTAGCAAAGTTGAGCTTATGTGTTTCATTCCATGTTATAATATCTTGATCATTTTTGCCCCAGGTGTTTGTAGACAGAGTCTACATCGGCCTTTTCAAGCGCCAGAGCCTGGAGCTGGCGGTCCCTGATGGTAAGGTATGGCATCACACGCCAATGATTTAATGGCCGAAACGGATGCTGATGCGTCGGCTGTTTGGATTCAAAAGCCATAAAAGTGATCGACCCCTGCAGGAACGGCGTACGTTGAGTTTATTGGTGGAGAACTGCGGCCGCGTTCACCAGGGAAGAGACCTTGACAAGCAACATAAGGGTGAttgacagaagaagaaaaaaaacgaaacGATTTCTGTGTTATGCCTGCTATGAAATCACTCAAGCACACAGCTGGTTGTTCACAAGCtaaatttgatttgttttcctgcaggacTAGTGGGAGACATTTTATTAAACAATGTCCCCTTGCGGGATTTTACAATATACAGCCTGGATATGAAACCCAGCTTTATTGATAGGTTTGTATGCCTGATTGAATCAGAAAGCGTGCAACCttcatttctctgcagcagtgtgtgaaatgTCCTATTCTCAGTCTTTACCAGGCACCTTGGAAAAGTCTTCCTGAAAATCCCGTGTTTCCTGGGTTTTTCATGGGAAGGCTGTTTGCATATGGATATCCCAGCGACACGTTCATGAAGCTGCCGGTGAGtgaaatgaaacatgaagagTCATTCAGAGTGGAAACTAGTTTTCATCAACCATGTAAAACATGGtgagatgaaaaacagaaacagaaggagagagaTGAGGATGGACAGTTTTCCAAATTCTTCTGagatcaagtttttttttaaaaatatttttacattttgtcttgATTACAATGTTTTCATGAACTAATTATCAGCACATTTCATATCAAAGAATGACCTCTCTCGCAGTGTTTTAAgagctttctgtttgtttttcttgccaGTATTTGCCATTTTCATCTGCATCAAACATGCACCAAATGTGATAACATTCAGGAGAAAACGCAGTTCTTGATCATGGCTCAgggttttctttgtttattaaCATAATTCAAAAAGTGGTTGACTGTTCCAAATCCACACTATTGAAGTTGAAATGAAGACCTGTTGAGGACGTGTCCTGCTGCTTCGTCATCTCTTTGTCAGCCCCGTTTACACATTAACATtaattttcaagtaaaaatttcAACCTTTTGtagtcaaagtcactgaaaatcagactttttcaaaacatgtcCAACTCCGTAGaagtcacctttttttttttttttttttttgccttttctttttgtttgaagAGAAGTATTCAACAATgactgatttgtgtgtgtgtgtagggctGGGAAAAGGGCGTTGTGTTTATCAACGGTCTGAATCTGGGCCGGTACTGGTCCATCGGCCCTCAGCAGGCTCTGTACCTCCCAGGCCCGTTCCTCAACAGTGGAATCAATCAGGTACGACCGCTTTCTCATTTCTTTGTTGATGTCTGATAATATGCTGAGATTGAGGCCATTCTGTGATGAGAAATCTCCTGGTGTTGTCTTCCTTTGTCTTTTAAATCAAAACCAGGTCCTTGTgtttgaggagcaggagggagactTCAAGGTCCACTTCGAGGACATGCCAGACCTCGGCATGGCAGCAGACATTCAGTGACCATCATCCACAAACACTggaatttagtttagttttattattttaaatcatACCCTCGCCTTCAAGGTTTAGTACCggtatttcaaaaacaaaatttgAAAGTGGAACAGTTCTTAGCTGCAGAAAATCCTGTCTTATGAGACAGTAGTAGTGATACATGTAGATTGTTGGAGCCAAAAGTAGCACAACaaatagtatatatatatatacttagTTTAATACCTTTCTCTGAATGAGGTAACTTCAGAGATAACTCTGGATTTTCTGTTCTGTGACGCTGCTTCTCATCGGGGTAAATCACCCAGCAACTTCCTCTGAACAGCTAACCAGCCCCAGAGCAGGTTATGTTCTGGATCAGTATAaaagagttgtgttttttaaaggaGAGATACAATCCTTTGGcattaaaagagagaaaaaaaaaaccttgtcaCTGACATTCGAAGATTTTTGTTCTTGCTTTTCTCTTGTTCCCACATCTGTTCAACTCCACAAGGATTAGATCTGAAATAATGAGGTTCATAAATGTCATGACCAACGGTGGACTCAAAGACAGACTCAGGCTTCAGTAGTTCTCAAAGCGTTTATTAAGAACCAGCCGACAAGCACAGAGATCCAAAGGGCAAAGGCAGAAGATTAGTTAAGGTCATAAACAGGTACGAAACACTGGTAATCCAAAACACACAGGTAGCACGAGGAGTCGTGGGATGACGGTTAAGGTAAGGACATCTGGCAACGGGGAGACAGACAGGGGAGCTTAAATAAacacgggaggaggaggagatgagacgCAATAGGATGATTGGAAGATTGGTACAgggaggtgaggtgaggtgaggtgaggtaCAGAGGGAGGACAGGATACATGAAGGAAGAGCAACACACAAGAGAATCAAGAATGCATGGCAGGGTCCGGAGGATCCCTGACAGAACCCTGGCATCTggctttatgttttttttttgtctggtttctAGGATAAAGTGAAGCTGGAGCCCCAGACGAAGCGGTGGTAAAAGTAGAATCGCTGGAGCTCCTTCTTGTTGGTGGGTGTGGGCCACTCTCTGACTGCCCTCGCCTACTCCGGATCCATGCCGGGAGTTGAGATCAGCAGAGAAAATAAGAATATCATCCAggctcagaaaaacacagatgttGAGCAGGTCCCACTGGACGTTGTTTACCAGGCCCTGGAAGACAGGAGTTAATCTGAACGGTATCACCAGACACTCAAAGTGGCCGGAGGGGTTGTTAAATTCCGTCTTCCACTCGTCTCCCTCCCTGATGCGAACCAGGTGATGCGCATTGCAGAGGTCCAGCTTGGTGAAGATCTTGCCTCCCTGCCAGACCTTGAAGGCGGAAGAGTTCAAAGGGAGAGGtttctgattcttttttttttgtaattcaagtttttatttctttttcacagcttagaacaagacaaacaaaaacagacagcagtgaacaatacaaaatgtgGCCAAACTAACATACAAAATGAGTACTTCACCGTATCTAAAATGGTTAAGATGTTTCAAAAATCTGAGCCCAGGATTCAACAAAGTTATCCATGTCATTATTCACTCTAGCCAATAATTTTTCATATGTTAcaattttctgcatattttctttccacttaCTAAACTCTGGAGCAGAAGGATTCTTCCACACACTCAAGATTACCCGAGC
Proteins encoded in this region:
- the LOC115395658 gene encoding beta-galactosidase-1-like protein 2, translating into MVVLRVRNVHKRKYALICLCLVGFIMYRYFRSSSSMPAKGRRLSRKVGLAANTSQFTLEGEPFRILGGSIHYFRVPRAYWRDRLLKMKACGVNTLTTFVPWSLHQPERGAFDFSTQLDLEAYISLADELGLWVVLRPGPYISSELDLGGLPSWLLRDGSMKLRTTHPGFTQAVNAYFDKLIPKMVPLQFKKGGPIIAVQVENEYGSYAKDQSYMLFIKEALQSRGISELLLTSDNHNTLKSGGVEGAVRSLKLQKLNQRDIQDLMAVQPNGPTMVMDYWTGWYDVWGDLHHVLPPEDMVSTVREILRRGMSVNLYMFHGGSSFGFMSGALSDPSYRALVPSYDYDAPLTEAGEYSPKYHLLRDLLSRYNRGDPFPDMPALHYREAYEPAITYHHLSLWEALSFTEEPIKSEKPVSMENLPVNNRNGQSYGYTLYETKISRGGLLKSGDNVRDRALVFVDRVYIGLFKRQSLELAVPDGKERRTLSLLVENCGRVHQGRDLDKQHKGLVGDILLNNVPLRDFTIYSLDMKPSFIDSLYQAPWKSLPENPVFPGFFMGRLFAYGYPSDTFMKLPGWEKGVVFINGLNLGRYWSIGPQQALYLPGPFLNSGINQVLVFEEQEGDFKVHFEDMPDLGMAADIQ